The following are encoded in a window of Brevibacillus ruminantium genomic DNA:
- the fliY gene encoding flagellar motor switch phosphatase FliY, with product MSRDMLSQDEIDALLRANNLVEEESEQASTPDVSDFLSAFEQDALGEIGNISFGSAATALSTLLSQKVDITTPTVSMVQVSELEKEFPMPHVAVHVEYTDGFKGVNLLVIRMEDAAVVADLMMGGDGRPGSTEMSELHISAVQEAMNQMMGSAATSMSTIFNQLVNISPPGIDVMDLAQGKGGDSFTEDDTPLVKVSFRLKVGEQGELIDSNIMQLLPLSFAKDMINRLTGVADISEITETVEMPEVAVSTAPSQPAPQPEPSAPTSAPAAAADMHHTGQPQQAPAPGYAPPMGYPAPPMYPDGYGQYPYPPQYGSPYPPQYAAPPAPPAPQHFGGQSMNMANVKAAQFSPFGAGMMTVPDEQNLNLLLDIPLQVTVELGRTKKLIKDILDLSAGSIIQLDKLAGEHVDILVNNKLIAKGEVVVIDENFGVRVIDIISPIDRVSKLQ from the coding sequence ATGAGTAGAGATATGCTTTCTCAAGATGAGATTGACGCGCTGCTTCGTGCAAATAATTTGGTGGAAGAAGAATCAGAACAAGCCAGCACGCCGGACGTATCCGATTTCTTGTCAGCGTTTGAACAAGATGCTCTCGGTGAGATTGGAAACATCTCTTTTGGAAGCGCAGCGACAGCCCTCTCGACTTTATTGAGTCAGAAGGTAGACATCACGACCCCGACTGTCTCGATGGTTCAAGTCAGCGAGTTGGAAAAAGAATTTCCTATGCCGCATGTCGCAGTTCATGTGGAATATACAGACGGTTTTAAAGGTGTAAACCTTTTGGTCATACGGATGGAAGACGCAGCCGTCGTTGCGGACCTGATGATGGGCGGAGACGGAAGACCGGGCAGTACAGAGATGTCCGAACTGCACATCAGTGCGGTACAGGAAGCTATGAATCAGATGATGGGCTCAGCCGCCACTTCCATGTCAACGATTTTCAATCAATTGGTGAATATCTCGCCTCCAGGGATTGATGTCATGGATCTCGCTCAGGGCAAAGGAGGAGACAGCTTCACAGAGGATGATACCCCTCTGGTAAAAGTTTCGTTCCGCCTGAAGGTAGGAGAGCAGGGAGAGTTGATTGATTCCAATATCATGCAGCTTTTGCCGCTTTCTTTTGCGAAGGACATGATCAACAGACTGACAGGCGTGGCCGATATCAGCGAGATTACAGAGACTGTCGAAATGCCAGAGGTTGCTGTTTCGACAGCTCCAAGCCAACCGGCTCCGCAGCCTGAACCCTCTGCTCCCACGAGTGCACCCGCCGCTGCTGCCGATATGCATCACACAGGCCAGCCACAGCAAGCGCCAGCGCCTGGATATGCGCCTCCGATGGGCTACCCGGCACCGCCGATGTATCCAGATGGGTACGGACAATATCCATATCCACCACAATACGGATCGCCATACCCGCCGCAATACGCTGCGCCGCCAGCACCACCAGCACCACAGCATTTTGGGGGGCAATCCATGAACATGGCCAACGTAAAAGCAGCTCAATTCTCACCGTTTGGAGCCGGTATGATGACTGTACCAGACGAACAAAACTTGAACCTGCTTCTGGATATTCCGCTTCAGGTGACAGTGGAATTGGGCCGAACCAAGAAACTGATCAAAGATATTCTTGACCTTTCAGCGGGGTCCATCATTCAATTGGACAAGCTTGCTGGAGAACATGTAGACATTCTTGTCAACAACAAGCTGATCGCCAAGGGTGAAGTCGTCGTAATCGATGAAAACTTCGGTGTCCGGGTCATTGACATCATCAGTCCGATCGATCGCGTATCGAAATTGCAATAA
- a CDS encoding response regulator — protein MSNKVLIVDDAAFMRMMIKEILSKNGFSVVGEASDGAQAVEKYKELGPDLVTMDITMPEMDGITALKEIKKLDPNARVIMCSAMGQQAMVIDAIQAGAKDFIVKPFQADRVLEAIKKTLS, from the coding sequence ATGTCTAACAAAGTTCTCATCGTAGATGACGCCGCATTCATGCGCATGATGATCAAGGAAATTTTGTCCAAAAACGGTTTCAGTGTCGTCGGTGAAGCAAGCGACGGTGCACAAGCCGTAGAAAAATACAAGGAACTGGGACCTGATCTTGTTACCATGGATATCACCATGCCAGAAATGGATGGCATCACAGCGCTGAAAGAAATCAAAAAGCTGGATCCAAATGCGCGTGTCATCATGTGTTCTGCTATGGGACAACAGGCCATGGTTATTGACGCCATCCAAGCAGGCGCAAAAGATTTTATCGTGAAGCCATTCCAGGCAGATCGCGTTTTGGAAGCGATCAAAAAGACGCTAAGCTAA
- a CDS encoding flagellar biosynthetic protein FliO, whose translation MMKLRNTRVRLVWMCCLLLLFVASLPVHVMAEGGSVADALNNGTLTSDGPAGPAEPAPIVGGDSGSMWGYLLQVIFSLGLILVLIYGLLRFLSKRQAGMSMVQGPVKVISVTPLGNGKSVQVVMIGESLYVLGVGDNVQLLHHIPAGEEADLILSETEMKAANPSLWQWLPLGRKKQKSDEYLQMSDAQGRSFEEMLRNQWGQVAQRPEQNTRWMDEQGKDRGDLK comes from the coding sequence ATGATGAAACTCCGGAATACAAGGGTGCGGCTCGTCTGGATGTGCTGCCTGCTATTGTTGTTCGTCGCTTCCCTTCCGGTTCATGTTATGGCTGAAGGCGGCTCTGTCGCTGACGCTTTGAATAACGGCACGCTGACATCAGATGGGCCTGCCGGTCCAGCGGAACCGGCGCCCATTGTTGGAGGCGACTCCGGCAGTATGTGGGGGTATTTGCTCCAGGTTATTTTTTCTCTCGGGCTGATTTTGGTCTTGATCTATGGATTGCTGCGCTTTTTGTCAAAGCGACAGGCAGGCATGAGCATGGTACAAGGACCGGTTAAAGTGATCAGTGTAACGCCGCTGGGAAACGGAAAATCCGTACAAGTGGTGATGATTGGAGAATCGCTTTATGTGCTGGGCGTTGGGGATAATGTGCAACTGCTGCACCATATTCCGGCCGGTGAGGAAGCAGATTTGATCCTTTCGGAAACTGAGATGAAGGCTGCCAATCCTTCCCTGTGGCAGTGGTTGCCTCTGGGACGAAAGAAGCAAAAATCCGATGAGTACCTCCAAATGTCAGATGCACAAGGACGTTCGTTTGAGGAAATGCTTCGTAATCAATGGGGACAAGTCGCTCAGCGCCCGGAACAAAACACGCGGTGGATGGATGAGCAAGGTAAGGACAGAGGGGATTTAAAATGA
- the fliP gene encoding flagellar type III secretion system pore protein FliP (The bacterial flagellar biogenesis protein FliP forms a type III secretion system (T3SS)-type pore required for flagellar assembly.) — MKQGFQLLVILLALLVVPEIAAAAPINTPLIPTVDLKIGGGSGTPQETSSAIQLLLILTVLSVAPAILLLMTSFTRIVIVLSFVRNAMATQQMPPNQVLIALALFLTFFIMAPTFAKVNETAVQPFMQGQLSQEQAFEAAVVPFKEFMAKQTREKDLALFLEFSKAERPKTVQEIPLTALVPAYAISELKTAFQIGFMIFIPFLVIDMIIASILMGMGMMMLPPVMISLPFKILLFIMVDGWYLVVKSLLTSF, encoded by the coding sequence ATGAAACAAGGATTCCAGTTGCTCGTGATTCTGCTTGCTTTGCTGGTGGTACCTGAAATAGCGGCAGCGGCACCAATCAATACGCCGTTGATTCCTACCGTCGACCTGAAAATCGGTGGTGGTTCAGGGACACCTCAGGAAACGTCTTCGGCAATCCAACTGTTGCTGATCTTGACCGTTCTCTCTGTAGCTCCGGCCATTTTGCTGCTGATGACAAGTTTTACGAGGATTGTCATCGTGCTGTCATTCGTTCGCAACGCAATGGCAACGCAGCAAATGCCGCCAAATCAAGTGTTGATAGCATTGGCGCTGTTCTTGACATTTTTTATCATGGCCCCTACCTTTGCCAAGGTAAATGAGACAGCCGTCCAGCCCTTTATGCAGGGGCAGCTTTCACAGGAGCAAGCGTTTGAGGCTGCGGTTGTACCGTTCAAGGAATTTATGGCAAAACAGACACGAGAAAAAGATCTGGCACTCTTTTTGGAGTTTTCAAAAGCGGAGCGGCCCAAGACCGTACAAGAGATTCCATTGACAGCTTTGGTTCCCGCGTATGCCATCAGTGAACTGAAAACCGCATTTCAGATTGGCTTTATGATTTTTATTCCATTTTTGGTTATCGACATGATCATCGCAAGTATTTTGATGGGGATGGGGATGATGATGCTCCCGCCTGTGATGATCTCGCTTCCGTTTAAGATTTTGCTGTTTATCATGGTCGATGGATGGTATTTGGTGGTCAAGTCTCTTCTGACCAGCTTTTAG
- the fliQ gene encoding flagellar biosynthesis protein FliQ gives MTQELLMRVAQSAVYTVLLVAAPALGVGLLVGLLVSIFQATTQIQEQTLAFIPKIVAILLTILAVGPWMLRVILEFAMGIFGNLHRFVG, from the coding sequence ATGACGCAAGAGTTACTCATGAGAGTGGCCCAAAGCGCTGTCTATACCGTTTTGCTGGTTGCTGCTCCAGCGCTGGGTGTAGGGCTGCTGGTTGGCTTGCTCGTCAGCATTTTTCAGGCAACAACACAAATCCAGGAGCAGACACTTGCTTTTATTCCCAAAATCGTAGCGATTTTGCTCACGATATTGGCGGTAGGACCGTGGATGCTTCGAGTCATCTTGGAATTTGCCATGGGGATTTTCGGAAATCTCCATCGGTTCGTCGGATAG
- the fliR gene encoding flagellar biosynthetic protein FliR: MNFFLMHLPVLLLVFVRLTAFFVSAPFFSVRGVPNQFKIGLALFLAVITFGSVTVQGPIPMDLTFILHVIKEALVGLILGYICEMIYVAVQVAGGMMDMQMGLAMANVIDPRTGAYVPLTGHFKNILAMLYFLSINGHHMLIKGIVTSYHAIPLDRMWAAFGSEEVMWMAVKVFREMFLSAFLIATPIAVSLFLVDLSLGIIAKSVPQFNIFVVGLPIKLLASFSMLIVVMPAFILTLNSLFEKMFRSFAQMMKLLGGTG, translated from the coding sequence ATGAATTTCTTTTTGATGCATTTGCCTGTGTTGCTTCTGGTTTTTGTTCGTCTCACCGCATTTTTCGTTTCAGCCCCGTTTTTTTCAGTAAGGGGTGTTCCCAACCAATTTAAAATTGGTTTGGCACTTTTTTTGGCCGTGATCACCTTTGGCTCGGTGACGGTGCAAGGGCCGATCCCCATGGACTTGACCTTTATCTTGCACGTCATTAAAGAGGCGCTGGTAGGACTCATTCTTGGTTACATTTGCGAAATGATCTACGTGGCCGTTCAAGTAGCTGGCGGAATGATGGATATGCAGATGGGCCTTGCGATGGCGAACGTGATCGATCCCCGTACAGGGGCGTACGTGCCGCTCACAGGCCATTTCAAAAACATTCTCGCCATGCTGTATTTCCTTAGCATCAATGGACATCACATGTTGATCAAAGGGATCGTCACCAGCTATCATGCCATCCCCTTAGATAGGATGTGGGCGGCGTTCGGGAGCGAAGAGGTCATGTGGATGGCCGTCAAGGTGTTTCGGGAAATGTTTCTGAGTGCTTTTTTGATTGCCACACCCATCGCGGTCTCGCTGTTTTTGGTTGACCTCTCTCTTGGTATTATCGCCAAATCAGTGCCGCAGTTTAATATCTTTGTTGTCGGACTTCCGATAAAATTATTAGCCAGCTTTAGTATGCTAATCGTCGTTATGCCTGCGTTTATCCTGACGCTCAATAGCTTGTTTGAAAAAATGTTTCGTTCATTCGCTCAGATGATGAAGCTGCTCGGAGGAACAGGATGA
- the flhB gene encoding flagellar biosynthesis protein FlhB: MNRMIFLYPVDLQYFSGEKTEKATPKKRQDARKKGQVVKSSDLSPAFGLMAVFLVLSALGASMLHSMQNVFRESLLTFSTWQVNQENLGVITTKIGWEIAKIVGPVLATIFVVSLIVNYAQVGWLFTTETIRFKPEKLNPIQGAKRMFSLRSLVELCKSLLKISTGILVAYMILWDVRNELSRLSLQPLEATLSFAGTEAAKLGLFIGMLLLILAVMDYAYQKYDHEKNLRMSKQDIKDEHKQSEGDPLIKGKIRERQRSMAIRRMMQELPNADVVITNPTHFAVAIRYDSKEMHAPTVIAKGQDYMALRIKEVAKQHRIITMENKPLARALHSQVEIGQQIPEELFKAVAEVLAYVYKLQGKVK, from the coding sequence ATGAACAGAATGATCTTTTTGTACCCGGTTGATCTCCAGTACTTCAGTGGAGAAAAGACAGAGAAAGCGACACCCAAAAAGAGGCAGGATGCGCGCAAAAAAGGACAGGTGGTCAAAAGTTCTGACTTGTCTCCGGCCTTTGGCCTCATGGCGGTGTTCCTGGTTCTATCGGCGCTCGGTGCGAGCATGCTCCATTCCATGCAGAATGTGTTTCGCGAATCCCTGCTGACCTTTAGCACCTGGCAAGTCAACCAGGAAAATCTCGGGGTCATCACGACGAAGATCGGCTGGGAAATTGCGAAGATTGTGGGCCCGGTGCTGGCTACCATTTTTGTCGTCTCTCTGATTGTGAACTACGCTCAGGTAGGATGGCTGTTCACGACCGAAACGATTAGATTTAAGCCGGAAAAGCTAAATCCCATACAGGGTGCCAAGCGAATGTTCAGCCTGCGTTCCCTGGTCGAGCTTTGCAAGTCACTCTTGAAAATCAGTACCGGCATCCTGGTCGCTTACATGATCTTATGGGACGTGCGAAATGAATTGTCCAGACTCTCGCTGCAGCCTTTGGAAGCAACGCTCTCCTTTGCGGGTACCGAGGCAGCCAAACTGGGGCTGTTCATCGGAATGCTGCTACTGATACTAGCTGTGATGGATTACGCCTATCAAAAGTACGATCATGAAAAAAATCTGCGCATGTCCAAGCAGGACATTAAAGATGAACACAAACAGTCGGAGGGTGACCCGCTGATTAAAGGGAAAATCCGTGAAAGACAGCGGAGCATGGCGATCAGGCGGATGATGCAGGAATTGCCCAATGCTGATGTGGTCATCACCAACCCAACGCATTTCGCGGTAGCCATCCGCTATGACAGCAAAGAGATGCATGCCCCCACGGTGATAGCAAAAGGGCAGGATTACATGGCACTGAGAATTAAGGAAGTCGCCAAGCAGCACCGGATTATTACGATGGAAAATAAGCCTCTTGCCAGGGCTCTACATAGCCAGGTTGAGATCGGACAGCAAATCCCGGAAGAGTTGTTCAAAGCGGTTGCTGAGGTTCTCGCCTATGTATACAAACTGCAAGGGAAAGTGAAGTAA
- the flhA gene encoding flagellar biosynthesis protein FlhA: MGFKFKELGTVLFVISIVVMMVIPLPSELLDLLLILNISLALTILLVSMYTRETLQFSIFPTVLLITTLFRLALNVSTTRNILSHAEGGKVIEAFGSFVVGGNQVVGFVVFLILVIIQFIVITKGSERVAEVAARFTLDAMPGKQMSIDADLNAGMITDTEARARRKKIEDEADFYGAMDGASKFVKGDAIAGIIIFIVNIIGGFIIGMVIHDMSFAESASKFTTMSVGDALVSQVPALLISTATGIIVTRATSGEGLGEDITSQMFSYPRLLYIVAGAIFLLGLLTPIGLFPVVPIAGLLSFAGWKTSQSQKVALEETVQTEEDQQMAEVRSPESVVNLLQVDPIEFEFGYGLIPLADAKQGGDLLDRVIMIRRQIALELGIVVPVIRIRDNIQLRPNEYVIKIKGNQIATGELLLDHYLAMSPGFDDDSVVGIETVEPAFGLPALWVTEENKEIAELSGYTVVDPPSVVATHLTEVIKRHAHELLGRQETRALIDNVREVAPVLVDELIPGTLSIGDVQKVLQKLLREKVSIRNLAVVLEALADHAAYTRDPDVLTEYVRQAMSRQITLQYSEPGQPLRVITAGPGLEKAISDSVEQTEQGTYLAIDPETSQRIYQSMSTEVSRMVNSGQQPIILSSPAVRMYLKQLMERMMPDVPVLSYSELEPHVEVQSVGMVNIS, encoded by the coding sequence GTGGGATTCAAATTTAAAGAACTGGGCACGGTACTGTTTGTGATTAGCATTGTTGTCATGATGGTAATCCCACTGCCTTCTGAGCTGTTAGACCTGCTTCTGATTCTGAATATCTCCCTTGCCTTAACCATTTTGCTTGTGTCCATGTACACAAGGGAGACCTTGCAATTCTCCATTTTCCCCACAGTCCTTTTGATTACGACGCTTTTTCGCTTGGCCCTGAACGTTTCGACAACGCGAAACATTCTCTCGCATGCCGAGGGGGGCAAGGTGATTGAAGCCTTCGGAAGCTTCGTAGTCGGTGGCAATCAGGTCGTGGGCTTTGTGGTATTTCTGATTCTCGTCATTATTCAATTTATTGTGATTACAAAAGGTTCAGAGCGCGTTGCCGAGGTTGCCGCGAGGTTTACCCTGGATGCTATGCCGGGTAAGCAGATGAGTATCGACGCAGACCTGAATGCTGGGATGATTACCGATACGGAAGCCAGAGCGCGCCGGAAGAAGATTGAGGATGAAGCCGATTTCTATGGCGCCATGGACGGTGCCAGCAAATTCGTAAAAGGTGACGCCATCGCCGGTATCATTATTTTTATAGTCAATATCATTGGCGGCTTCATCATCGGGATGGTCATCCACGACATGAGTTTTGCCGAGTCGGCTTCCAAATTCACCACGATGTCCGTCGGGGATGCCTTGGTCAGCCAGGTACCGGCCCTGTTGATTTCCACTGCGACAGGTATCATCGTGACCCGCGCCACATCAGGCGAAGGCCTGGGCGAAGACATTACCAGTCAGATGTTCAGCTATCCGCGACTGCTGTACATCGTAGCAGGAGCCATTTTCTTGCTTGGCTTGCTCACGCCGATCGGTTTGTTTCCCGTAGTTCCGATTGCGGGCTTGCTCAGCTTTGCGGGCTGGAAAACCTCACAATCTCAGAAAGTGGCGCTGGAGGAAACGGTTCAAACGGAAGAAGACCAGCAAATGGCCGAGGTGCGAAGTCCAGAGAGCGTGGTCAATCTGCTGCAGGTCGACCCGATCGAATTCGAGTTTGGCTACGGGCTGATTCCTTTGGCGGATGCTAAACAAGGCGGGGATTTGCTTGACCGCGTCATTATGATTCGCAGGCAGATCGCCCTGGAATTGGGGATTGTCGTACCCGTCATTCGGATTCGTGACAATATTCAACTCCGTCCAAATGAGTACGTGATCAAAATCAAAGGCAATCAGATTGCCACCGGAGAGCTGTTGCTCGACCATTACCTTGCGATGAGTCCGGGATTTGACGATGACTCTGTTGTCGGGATTGAAACGGTTGAACCTGCGTTTGGCCTTCCTGCTTTATGGGTAACAGAAGAGAATAAGGAGATTGCTGAACTCTCTGGGTACACCGTTGTTGATCCGCCATCGGTTGTAGCGACGCATCTGACAGAAGTGATCAAGCGACATGCACATGAGCTGCTTGGACGTCAAGAGACACGCGCATTGATCGACAATGTAAGGGAAGTTGCTCCTGTACTGGTAGATGAACTGATTCCAGGTACATTATCAATCGGAGATGTCCAAAAGGTGCTGCAAAAGCTCCTGCGTGAAAAGGTGTCGATCCGCAATCTGGCTGTCGTGCTGGAAGCGTTGGCCGATCATGCAGCCTACACACGAGATCCCGATGTTTTGACGGAATACGTTCGTCAGGCCATGTCACGCCAAATTACGCTACAGTACAGCGAGCCAGGACAACCGCTTCGCGTGATTACAGCTGGACCCGGTTTGGAGAAGGCCATATCCGATAGCGTGGAACAGACGGAGCAAGGAACCTATCTGGCTATCGATCCGGAAACATCTCAGCGCATTTATCAATCCATGTCAACGGAGGTCAGCAGGATGGTTAACTCCGGTCAGCAGCCGATCATCCTTTCCTCTCCAGCCGTCCGCATGTACCTGAAACAACTGATGGAGAGAATGATGCCGGATGTCCCTGTTTTGTCGTACAGCGAGCTTGAACCTCATGTAGAAGTGCAAAGTGTAGGGATGGTGAACATTTCATGA
- the flhF gene encoding flagellar biosynthesis protein FlhF — translation MRVKRYIVDSMPEALDKIRVDLGQDAVILNSKPIKTGGFLGLFGRQQIEVVAAVDEKELSKQKNSSPKQPREVPARTVATSSNNAKRAYQSAAARPQFRAEEADVFPDWDGELARTSRPAPAATSGQQELSQPSIAEVPQPETVLQSKDVLQPKAELRTEAVPKPEAVRMPSSQQPSPARNSTGNAPRENNDHLAMEVRSMRQMFEKLLSNDLKQQLPPSIQAVQNRLMQQEVTGETASELIRQLIMDHDPDWDEAQTLRAAEALITKALEKAVQQQSGHPLKDVRYAFFFGPTGVGKTTTIAKLAADCMLKEKRKVGFITADTYRIAAVEQLKTYANILNVPFEVVFSPKEVPQAMERLSGCDLIFVDTAGRNYRNDEYVQGIRDLVVTGTNSLNFMVLSLTAKYSDMRTIIQNFEDIPVSRLIFTKADETEAYGAMLNVAVETNLSISYVTTGQNVPDDIVVASPRLIANMIMGE, via the coding sequence ATGAGAGTGAAACGATACATCGTAGACTCCATGCCGGAAGCACTTGACAAGATTCGCGTCGATCTGGGGCAGGATGCGGTCATTCTCAACTCCAAACCGATCAAAACCGGGGGATTTCTGGGATTGTTCGGGAGACAGCAGATTGAGGTTGTAGCAGCTGTGGATGAGAAGGAGTTGAGCAAGCAAAAAAACTCATCGCCAAAACAACCACGCGAAGTTCCCGCAAGGACAGTAGCAACCAGCAGCAATAATGCCAAACGGGCTTACCAAAGCGCTGCTGCCAGGCCTCAGTTCCGAGCCGAAGAAGCAGATGTTTTCCCAGACTGGGACGGTGAACTGGCTCGGACAAGCAGACCCGCTCCTGCTGCTACGTCCGGACAGCAAGAGCTCTCGCAGCCGTCCATAGCGGAAGTGCCTCAACCTGAAACAGTGCTGCAGTCTAAAGACGTACTGCAGCCTAAAGCTGAACTGCGTACCGAAGCTGTACCGAAACCTGAAGCGGTGCGTATGCCATCTTCTCAGCAGCCTTCCCCTGCTCGAAACAGTACCGGGAATGCGCCTCGGGAAAACAACGATCATTTGGCGATGGAAGTACGCAGTATGCGGCAAATGTTTGAGAAGCTGCTCAGCAACGATCTGAAGCAGCAACTGCCGCCATCCATTCAGGCAGTTCAGAATCGTCTCATGCAGCAGGAGGTTACGGGAGAGACGGCTTCAGAGCTTATCCGGCAACTGATTATGGATCACGATCCGGATTGGGACGAGGCGCAGACGCTGCGTGCAGCCGAAGCTTTGATTACAAAAGCCCTGGAAAAGGCAGTACAACAGCAATCGGGGCATCCGCTAAAAGACGTCCGCTATGCCTTTTTCTTCGGCCCCACAGGGGTGGGAAAGACGACAACCATTGCAAAATTGGCGGCGGACTGCATGTTAAAGGAAAAACGGAAAGTCGGTTTTATTACAGCAGATACGTACAGGATTGCTGCTGTCGAACAATTAAAAACGTATGCCAACATCTTAAATGTTCCCTTTGAAGTGGTCTTTTCTCCAAAAGAGGTTCCGCAAGCAATGGAGCGGCTAAGTGGCTGCGATCTGATTTTTGTCGATACCGCTGGACGCAATTATCGCAATGATGAATATGTCCAAGGTATTCGCGATCTGGTTGTCACAGGTACAAACAGTCTCAATTTTATGGTGTTGAGTCTCACCGCAAAATACAGCGACATGAGAACCATTATTCAAAATTTTGAAGACATCCCGGTATCAAGGCTCATTTTCACCAAGGCCGATGAAACGGAAGCCTACGGTGCCATGCTGAACGTCGCCGTGGAAACGAACTTATCCATCTCTTATGTAACCACCGGACAAAATGTGCCTGACGACATCGTCGTAGCGTCACCCCGATTAATCGCCAACATGATAATGGGAGAATGA
- a CDS encoding MinD/ParA family protein encodes MHDQAKRLRERMQQNQPSRQTRLVTVTSGKGGVGKSNFSLNFALALRERGHKAILFDVDLGLANLDVLMGITPKRNLLHLLEAETSVWDILEKGPGDLEFIAGGSGFTQILQLDTAKLDLLFHKLDPLYGYADAIIFDTGAGISQESLRFMLSSDEVILVTTPEPPAITDAYAVIKMIHSRNPQTKVRLVINRATSDQEGRATSEKLAAVAKRFLDMDVSKLGYVMDDHLVTKAVKQQRPYFLVYPQSQASRSIRNLADVYLGSSDESMGSSGGFKGFLTKLKGLIR; translated from the coding sequence ATGCATGACCAAGCAAAACGGCTCCGGGAGCGAATGCAGCAGAATCAGCCCTCCCGCCAGACACGACTGGTGACGGTGACTAGCGGAAAAGGGGGAGTCGGAAAATCCAATTTCAGCCTGAATTTTGCCTTGGCTTTGCGAGAGCGGGGACATAAAGCCATATTATTTGATGTCGATTTGGGCTTGGCCAATCTCGATGTGTTGATGGGGATCACTCCCAAGCGCAATCTGCTTCACTTATTGGAAGCTGAAACGAGCGTTTGGGATATTTTGGAAAAAGGCCCAGGAGACCTCGAGTTTATAGCAGGGGGCTCAGGGTTTACGCAGATTCTCCAATTGGACACAGCGAAGCTGGATCTTCTCTTTCACAAGCTGGACCCACTCTACGGTTATGCAGATGCAATCATTTTTGATACGGGTGCAGGCATTTCACAGGAGTCCTTGCGATTCATGCTATCCTCCGATGAAGTGATTCTCGTGACAACACCGGAGCCGCCGGCCATTACGGATGCCTACGCTGTCATTAAAATGATTCACTCCCGGAACCCGCAGACAAAAGTACGTCTGGTCATTAATCGGGCAACCTCAGATCAGGAAGGACGGGCGACCTCAGAAAAATTGGCAGCGGTTGCCAAACGTTTTCTCGATATGGATGTAAGCAAGCTGGGATATGTCATGGATGATCACCTTGTCACCAAGGCCGTCAAGCAGCAGCGTCCATATTTTCTTGTCTATCCGCAATCGCAAGCTTCCCGGAGCATCAGAAACCTAGCGGATGTATATCTCGGAAGCTCGGATGAGAGCATGGGGTCATCAGGTGGATTCAAAGGCTTTCTCACAAAGCTGAAGGGCCTGATTCGATAA